One genomic segment of Actinoplanes ianthinogenes includes these proteins:
- a CDS encoding alpha/beta hydrolase: MEEIDVAVAGGSLRVLSWPADGPVVIAAHGITANALSWAAVARELAGKVHLVAPDLRGRAFSAGLPGPYGMSTHADDLIAVATHFGVEKAPLAGHSMGGFVVAATAARHPDRVGPVLMVDGGISLGVPAGIDVDVALEAVIGPAMRRLSMTFASAEEYLDYFRQNPALGRYWCPDLEAYILRDFTGSGSTCNLEAIRGDAADMLRNPPPAPFPLLWAPRGLMDEETGLYRAEQLTGVDAEPVPDVNHYTILLGAGAEHVAARILTMI; the protein is encoded by the coding sequence ATGGAGGAGATCGACGTAGCGGTGGCCGGCGGCTCCCTGCGCGTGCTGAGCTGGCCGGCCGACGGGCCGGTGGTGATCGCCGCGCACGGCATCACGGCGAACGCGCTCTCCTGGGCCGCGGTCGCCCGGGAGCTGGCCGGCAAGGTGCACCTGGTCGCACCGGATCTGCGTGGGCGGGCGTTTTCCGCCGGTTTGCCGGGACCATATGGGATGAGCACACACGCCGACGACCTGATCGCTGTCGCCACCCACTTCGGTGTCGAGAAGGCGCCGCTGGCCGGGCACTCGATGGGCGGGTTCGTGGTGGCGGCCACCGCGGCGAGGCATCCGGACCGGGTCGGGCCGGTGCTGATGGTGGACGGCGGCATCTCGCTGGGCGTGCCGGCCGGCATCGACGTGGACGTGGCCCTGGAGGCGGTGATCGGCCCGGCGATGCGCCGGCTGTCGATGACCTTCGCGTCGGCCGAGGAGTATCTCGACTACTTCCGGCAGAACCCGGCGCTCGGCCGGTACTGGTGCCCGGACCTGGAGGCCTACATCCTGCGCGACTTCACCGGCAGCGGCTCGACGTGCAACCTGGAGGCGATCCGCGGGGACGCGGCCGACATGCTGCGCAACCCGCCGCCGGCGCCGTTCCCGCTGCTCTGGGCGCCGCGCGGGCTGATGGACGAGGAGACCGGCCTGTACCGCGCCGAGCAGCTCACCGGCGTCGACGCCGAACCGGTCCCCGACGTCAACCACTACACCATCCTGCTCGGCGCCGGAGCCGAGCACGTCGCCGCCCGCATCCTCACGATGATCTGA
- a CDS encoding arylsulfatase, with the protein MTSDASVPRTVLPIPDRQHVGLTTFDAKDPDTRFAPIEPLRPPAGAPNVLVVLLDDVGFGASSAFGGPCATPVAERLADNGLKLTRFHTTALCAPTRQALLTGRNHHAAGMGGIPDMATSSPGYTSMRPKATAPLAEILTLNGFSTAQFGKCHEVPMWQSNPMGPYDSWPAKGGGFEYFYGFLAGETNQWYPALCEGTKFIEPGRTPEEGYHFTEDMTDKAIGWVRQQKSLMPDKPFFMYYAPGATHAPHHVPKQWADKYRGRFDDGWDALRERTFARQKELGVIPPDCALTERPEAVPAWDDMPEELKPVLRRQMEVYAGFLEHTDHHIGRLLDAIENLGVLDDTLVFYIIGDNGASAEGTINGTLNEMFYFNGVADLESADYMLEHIDDFGGPEAYNHYAVGWAHAMSTPYQWTKQVASHFGGTRNGTVVHWPNGFEARGELRHQFHHVIDIAATVLDVAGLPAPDSVNGIIQEPMHGVSMRYCFDQAGAAEARQTQYFEMLCNRGIYHNGWTAVTKHRTPWLHVPVPSFDDDVWELYDTSTDWTQAHDVAKEHPDQLRRLQQLFMIEATKYNVFPLDDRLLERFVAALAGRPELVQGEAQLLYGGTDRLSESSVLNVKNVSHAITAEIEVPDGAPSGVLVTQGGRFGGWALYLLDGRPVYCYNLLGISFTHVRGDAAIATGTHQVRLEFTYAGGALGAAADLSLFVDGSQVGSGRLERTTPIVFSGDEGLDIGTDTGSPVTDEYAGRAGYPGTVQWVRLDVDKDNHSHLITPEQRFHLIMARQ; encoded by the coding sequence ATGACCAGCGATGCTTCTGTTCCGCGTACGGTCCTGCCGATCCCGGACCGGCAGCACGTCGGCCTCACGACGTTCGACGCGAAGGACCCGGACACCCGGTTCGCGCCGATCGAGCCGCTCCGGCCGCCGGCGGGTGCGCCCAACGTGCTCGTCGTTCTGCTCGACGACGTCGGATTCGGCGCGTCGTCGGCGTTCGGCGGGCCGTGCGCGACGCCCGTGGCCGAGCGGCTGGCGGACAACGGGCTGAAGTTGACGCGTTTCCACACGACGGCGCTGTGTGCGCCGACCCGTCAGGCGTTGCTGACCGGCCGCAACCATCACGCCGCCGGCATGGGCGGCATCCCCGACATGGCCACGTCGTCGCCGGGGTACACGTCGATGCGCCCGAAGGCGACCGCGCCCCTCGCCGAGATCTTGACGCTCAACGGCTTCAGCACCGCGCAGTTCGGCAAGTGTCATGAGGTGCCGATGTGGCAGAGCAATCCGATGGGGCCGTACGACTCGTGGCCTGCCAAGGGCGGCGGCTTCGAGTACTTCTACGGGTTCCTCGCCGGTGAGACGAACCAGTGGTATCCGGCGCTGTGTGAGGGCACCAAGTTCATCGAGCCCGGCCGGACACCGGAAGAGGGCTACCACTTCACCGAGGACATGACCGACAAGGCGATCGGGTGGGTGCGCCAGCAGAAGTCGCTCATGCCCGACAAGCCGTTCTTCATGTACTACGCGCCCGGCGCCACACACGCGCCGCACCACGTGCCCAAACAGTGGGCCGACAAGTACCGGGGCCGGTTCGACGACGGGTGGGACGCGTTGCGCGAGCGTACCTTCGCGCGGCAGAAGGAGCTCGGGGTGATCCCGCCCGACTGTGCTCTCACCGAGCGTCCGGAAGCGGTCCCGGCCTGGGACGACATGCCGGAGGAGCTCAAGCCCGTGCTCCGGCGCCAGATGGAGGTTTACGCGGGTTTCCTGGAGCACACCGACCATCACATCGGCCGGCTCCTCGACGCCATCGAGAATCTCGGGGTGCTCGACGACACGCTCGTCTTCTACATCATCGGTGACAACGGCGCGAGCGCCGAGGGCACGATCAACGGCACTCTCAACGAGATGTTCTACTTCAACGGCGTCGCCGACCTCGAGAGCGCCGACTACATGCTCGAGCACATCGACGACTTCGGCGGGCCCGAGGCCTACAACCACTACGCGGTCGGCTGGGCGCACGCGATGTCGACGCCCTACCAGTGGACCAAGCAGGTGGCCTCGCACTTCGGCGGCACGCGCAACGGCACCGTCGTGCACTGGCCGAACGGTTTCGAGGCCCGCGGTGAGTTGCGGCACCAGTTCCACCACGTCATCGACATCGCGGCCACCGTGCTCGACGTCGCCGGTCTGCCCGCGCCCGACTCCGTGAACGGCATCATCCAGGAGCCGATGCACGGCGTCAGCATGCGGTACTGCTTCGATCAGGCCGGCGCCGCCGAGGCACGGCAGACCCAGTACTTCGAGATGCTGTGCAACCGCGGCATCTACCACAACGGCTGGACCGCGGTCACCAAGCACCGGACTCCCTGGCTGCACGTTCCGGTGCCGTCCTTCGACGACGACGTGTGGGAGCTCTACGACACGTCGACCGACTGGACACAGGCCCACGACGTCGCCAAGGAGCATCCCGATCAGCTCCGGCGGCTCCAGCAGCTGTTCATGATCGAGGCGACGAAGTACAACGTCTTCCCGCTCGACGACCGGCTCCTCGAACGGTTCGTCGCCGCCCTCGCCGGTCGTCCGGAGCTCGTCCAGGGCGAGGCGCAGCTGCTCTACGGGGGTACGGACCGGCTGAGTGAGAGCTCGGTCCTCAACGTCAAGAACGTGAGCCACGCGATCACGGCGGAGATCGAGGTCCCCGACGGCGCGCCGAGCGGCGTGCTCGTCACGCAGGGCGGGCGATTCGGCGGATGGGCCCTGTACCTGCTCGACGGCAGACCGGTCTACTGCTACAACCTGCTCGGCATCTCCTTCACCCACGTACGAGGTGACGCCGCGATCGCGACCGGCACGCATCAGGTACGTCTCGAGTTCACCTACGCGGGTGGCGCGCTGGGGGCGGCGGCCGATCTCTCGCTCTTCGTGGACGGATCGCAGGTCGGCAGCGGGCGGCTGGAACGCACGACCCCGATCGTGTTCTCCGGTGACGAGGGCCTGGACATCGGGACCGACACCGGCTCCCCGGTCACCGACGAGTACGCGGGACGAGCCGGTTACCCCGGCACCGTCCAGTGGGTCCGCCTCGACGTCGACAAGGACAACCACAGCCACCTGATCACGCCGGAGCAACGCTTCCACCTCATCATGGCCCGCCAATAG
- a CDS encoding ABC transporter ATP-binding protein, translating into MTALAVEGVSWRIGAVPIVDDVTLELAPDEFVALIGPNGAGKTSLFNLISGLRRPSAGRIRLTGDDVTALAPYRRARRGLGRTFQTSAVFGSLTVAENVALAVQARRGGAMRAWRRRADREVAARAAEILAEVHLEHRAGRDAGSLAHGEKRKLEIALLLAGEPRVLLLDEPMAGVSTEDVPTLVEVIRGLTAGTGRSVLMVEHHMDVVLDLADRVAVLHHGALLACDTPDAVMADSFVQEAYLGEGL; encoded by the coding sequence ATGACGGCCCTCGCCGTCGAGGGGGTGTCGTGGCGGATCGGCGCGGTGCCGATCGTCGACGACGTGACGCTGGAGCTGGCGCCGGACGAGTTCGTCGCGCTGATCGGACCGAACGGCGCCGGCAAGACGTCGCTGTTCAACCTGATCAGCGGGCTGCGCCGGCCCAGCGCCGGCCGGATCCGGCTCACCGGGGACGACGTGACCGCGCTGGCGCCGTACCGTCGAGCCCGGCGCGGCCTGGGTCGTACCTTTCAGACGTCAGCGGTCTTCGGGTCGCTGACCGTCGCCGAGAACGTCGCGCTCGCCGTGCAGGCGCGGCGCGGCGGCGCGATGCGCGCCTGGCGCCGCCGCGCGGACCGGGAGGTCGCGGCCCGCGCCGCGGAGATCCTGGCCGAGGTGCACCTCGAGCACCGGGCCGGCCGGGACGCCGGCTCGCTGGCCCACGGCGAGAAACGCAAGCTCGAGATCGCGCTGCTGCTGGCCGGCGAGCCCCGGGTGCTGCTGCTGGACGAGCCGATGGCCGGGGTGAGCACCGAGGACGTGCCCACCCTGGTCGAGGTGATCCGGGGGCTGACCGCGGGCACCGGCCGCAGCGTGCTGATGGTCGAGCACCACATGGACGTGGTGCTCGACCTCGCCGACCGGGTCGCCGTGCTGCACCACGGCGCGCTGCTCGCCTGCGACACCCCGGACGCCGTGATGGCGGACTCCTTCGTGCAGGAGGCTTATCTGGGGGAGGGGTTGTGA
- a CDS encoding substrate-binding domain-containing protein, whose amino-acid sequence MRSLTTSRRTLLGAALTAFVATASGCGSPQGSAGDNSSIDVGVVYSQSGPLASYGAQYAEGFKAGLAYATNGTGKIGDRTVNVTWTDDAGDPVKAVSAAKDLIGKGYKVLAGSTSSGVGLQVAPLAAENKVLFVSGPAATDGLTGANKYTFRSGRQSYQDVLTAKAFLGDGKKVTVFAPDSAFGKSNVDAVTKVLGGAGATVTSIAVPASATDFTPFASQIKAAKPDLVFVAWAGTTAGAMWQALDQQGVLAGTKVVTGLDIRASWAGFGAGGAKLNLLAHYFDGAVDNPAYQALKAAVPGGRTDLFHPDGFAAAQMIVHALEASPDDADKMVTALEGYSFDSVKGKLTVRAEDHALLQPMFQAKLTGAGDAATATATGTIDAEAAAPPAAAMKG is encoded by the coding sequence ATGAGGAGCTTGACGACATCCCGGCGCACACTCTTGGGCGCCGCGCTGACAGCTTTTGTGGCGACCGCGAGCGGCTGTGGCAGTCCGCAGGGGTCGGCCGGCGACAACTCGTCCATCGACGTCGGGGTGGTCTACTCCCAGTCCGGCCCGCTCGCCAGTTACGGCGCGCAGTACGCCGAGGGGTTCAAGGCCGGTCTGGCGTACGCGACCAACGGCACCGGCAAGATCGGTGACCGCACCGTCAACGTGACCTGGACCGACGACGCAGGCGACCCGGTCAAGGCGGTCTCCGCCGCGAAGGACCTGATCGGCAAGGGCTACAAGGTGCTGGCCGGCTCGACCAGCTCCGGCGTCGGGCTCCAGGTGGCGCCGCTGGCCGCGGAGAACAAGGTGCTGTTCGTCTCCGGCCCGGCCGCCACCGACGGGCTCACCGGGGCCAACAAGTACACGTTCCGGTCCGGCCGGCAGTCGTACCAGGACGTGCTGACCGCCAAGGCGTTCCTCGGCGACGGCAAGAAGGTCACCGTCTTCGCCCCCGACTCGGCGTTCGGCAAGTCCAACGTGGACGCGGTCACCAAGGTGCTCGGCGGCGCCGGCGCGACGGTGACCAGCATCGCGGTGCCGGCCAGCGCCACCGACTTCACCCCGTTCGCCAGCCAGATCAAGGCCGCCAAGCCGGACCTGGTCTTCGTCGCCTGGGCCGGCACCACGGCCGGCGCCATGTGGCAGGCGCTCGACCAGCAGGGCGTGCTGGCCGGCACCAAGGTCGTCACCGGGCTGGACATCCGGGCCTCGTGGGCCGGTTTCGGCGCCGGCGGCGCCAAGCTGAACCTGCTCGCCCACTACTTCGACGGCGCCGTGGACAATCCGGCCTACCAGGCGCTCAAGGCCGCGGTGCCGGGCGGCAGGACCGACCTGTTCCACCCGGACGGCTTCGCCGCCGCACAGATGATCGTGCACGCGCTCGAGGCGAGCCCGGACGACGCGGACAAGATGGTCACGGCGCTGGAGGGCTACAGCTTCGACTCGGTCAAGGGCAAGCTGACCGTCCGCGCCGAGGACCACGCGCTGCTCCAGCCGATGTTCCAGGCCAAGCTGACCGGCGCCGGGGACGCGGCGACCGCCACCGCGACCGGCACGATCGACGCCGAGGCCGCCGCTCCGCCGGCTGCCGCGATGAAGGGCTGA
- a CDS encoding 3-hydroxybutyrate dehydrogenase gives MTTAQVVDLDLTGRTALVTGAGSGIGRACAERLAAAGAEVLVVDIDERTAKEVAAEIGGRAIGVDLSDLDAVDALPATVDVLVNNAGLQVVAPLPEFPPDKFALIQRVMVEAPFRLTRLVLPHMYDRGWGRIVNISSVHGVVASPYKAAYVTAKHGLEGLSKVTALEGAAHGVTANCVNPAFVRTPLVDKQIADQAAVNGIAESDVVEKIMLKRAAIKQLIEPEQVAETVAYLCSPPASFITGSSIMIDGGWTAH, from the coding sequence ATGACGACGGCACAGGTGGTCGACCTCGACCTGACGGGACGCACCGCGCTGGTGACCGGCGCCGGCAGTGGCATCGGGCGCGCGTGCGCCGAACGACTGGCCGCGGCCGGCGCCGAGGTGCTGGTGGTGGACATCGACGAGCGCACGGCGAAAGAGGTGGCCGCGGAGATCGGCGGGCGGGCGATCGGCGTCGACCTGTCCGACCTGGACGCGGTCGACGCGCTCCCGGCGACGGTCGACGTGCTGGTCAACAACGCCGGCCTGCAGGTGGTGGCGCCGCTGCCGGAGTTCCCGCCGGACAAGTTCGCGCTGATCCAGCGGGTGATGGTGGAGGCGCCGTTCCGGCTGACCCGGCTGGTGCTGCCGCACATGTACGACCGCGGCTGGGGCCGGATCGTCAACATCTCCTCGGTGCACGGGGTGGTGGCCTCGCCGTACAAGGCCGCCTACGTGACCGCCAAGCACGGACTGGAGGGCCTCTCCAAGGTCACCGCGCTGGAGGGCGCCGCGCACGGGGTGACCGCGAACTGCGTGAACCCGGCGTTCGTCCGGACCCCGCTGGTCGACAAGCAGATCGCCGACCAGGCCGCGGTGAACGGCATCGCCGAGTCCGACGTCGTCGAGAAGATCATGCTGAAGCGGGCGGCGATCAAACAGCTGATCGAGCCGGAGCAGGTGGCCGAGACCGTCGCCTATCTGTGCAGCCCCCCGGCCTCGTTCATCACCGGCTCGTCGATCATGATCGACGGCGGCTGGACCGCGCACTGA
- a CDS encoding arabinofuranosidase catalytic domain-containing protein translates to MSRKRSLVLAVMILIAGLIGAPSPAHAAGTLPCDIYASNGTACVAAHSTTRALFGAYSGRLYQVTRASDGAAHDVGTLAAGGYADAGAQDAFCNGSTCRITKIYDQTSRHNDLSVAPDGGAGSGDRGAGAGVIAVTAGGHKVYGIWGTPGVGYRYTGVASGVAVNGQPEGVYMVASGTHVGSDCCFDYGNAESTPYDTGNGHMDAVSIATTCYFAPCQGSGPWIEADLENGMFQGGNGSNPNPGNNSAFVTAVLKNNGQTTYALKGGNSQSGGLTTWYNGSLPTDKPGYKPMHQEGGIILAIGGDNSNRNRGTWFEGAMTYGYPTDAAENAVQANVVSVGYAGRTDVPNGPQGTVTGPGGKCVDVAADDTGKNGAAVQLWDCQVYAEDQHLTHFADSSLRTLNRCLDATGNGTANGTLIQLWDCNGGGAQKWVQQADGSLRNPQSGRCLDSPNGNTGNGTRLQLWDCNGAAAQKFAVNAGGPAGTPGGKCVDVGGDDNGGNGTAVQIWDCQSYAVDQHWFHQSNGALRTLGRCLDIIGNGTANGTQVELWDCNGVGGQVWQQQADGSLRNPQSGRCLDAPSGATANGTRLQIWDCNGSAAQKFPLI, encoded by the coding sequence ATGTCCAGAAAACGCTCTCTCGTCCTCGCGGTGATGATCCTGATCGCCGGCCTGATCGGGGCGCCGAGCCCGGCCCACGCCGCCGGCACCCTGCCGTGCGACATCTACGCCTCGAACGGGACCGCCTGCGTCGCCGCGCACAGCACCACCCGTGCCCTGTTCGGTGCGTACAGCGGCCGGCTCTACCAGGTGACCCGGGCCTCCGACGGCGCCGCCCACGACGTCGGCACGCTGGCCGCCGGCGGGTACGCCGACGCCGGTGCCCAGGACGCCTTCTGCAACGGCAGCACCTGCCGGATCACCAAGATCTACGACCAGACCAGCCGGCACAACGACCTCTCCGTGGCCCCCGACGGCGGGGCCGGCAGCGGCGACCGCGGAGCGGGCGCCGGTGTGATCGCGGTGACCGCCGGCGGGCACAAGGTGTACGGCATCTGGGGCACCCCGGGCGTCGGCTACCGCTACACCGGCGTCGCGTCCGGCGTCGCCGTCAACGGGCAGCCCGAGGGCGTCTACATGGTCGCCAGCGGCACCCACGTCGGCTCCGACTGCTGCTTCGACTACGGCAACGCCGAGTCCACCCCGTACGACACCGGCAACGGGCACATGGACGCCGTCAGCATCGCCACCACCTGCTACTTCGCGCCGTGCCAGGGTTCCGGCCCGTGGATCGAGGCGGACCTGGAGAACGGGATGTTCCAGGGCGGGAACGGCTCCAACCCGAACCCGGGCAACAACTCGGCCTTCGTCACCGCGGTGCTGAAGAACAACGGCCAGACCACGTACGCGCTCAAGGGCGGCAACTCCCAGTCCGGCGGCCTGACCACCTGGTACAACGGCTCGCTGCCCACCGACAAGCCGGGCTACAAGCCGATGCACCAGGAGGGCGGCATCATCCTGGCGATCGGCGGCGACAACTCGAACCGCAACCGGGGCACCTGGTTCGAGGGTGCGATGACCTACGGCTACCCGACCGACGCGGCCGAGAACGCCGTGCAGGCCAACGTGGTCAGCGTCGGTTACGCCGGCCGGACCGACGTCCCGAACGGCCCGCAGGGGACGGTCACCGGGCCGGGCGGCAAGTGCGTGGACGTGGCGGCCGACGACACCGGCAAGAACGGCGCCGCCGTCCAGCTGTGGGACTGTCAGGTGTACGCCGAGGACCAGCATCTGACGCACTTCGCGGACAGCTCGTTGCGTACCCTGAACCGCTGCCTCGACGCGACCGGCAACGGCACCGCCAACGGCACGCTCATCCAGCTGTGGGACTGCAACGGCGGCGGCGCCCAGAAGTGGGTGCAGCAGGCCGACGGCTCGCTGCGCAACCCGCAGTCCGGCCGCTGCCTCGACTCGCCGAACGGCAACACCGGCAACGGCACCCGGTTGCAGCTGTGGGACTGCAACGGCGCGGCCGCGCAGAAGTTCGCGGTGAACGCCGGTGGCCCGGCCGGCACGCCGGGCGGCAAGTGCGTCGACGTCGGCGGGGACGACAACGGCGGCAACGGCACGGCCGTGCAGATCTGGGACTGCCAGTCGTACGCGGTCGACCAGCACTGGTTCCACCAGTCGAACGGCGCGCTGCGCACGCTCGGCCGCTGCCTCGACATCATCGGCAACGGCACCGCCAACGGCACCCAGGTCGAACTCTGGGACTGCAACGGCGTCGGCGGTCAGGTCTGGCAGCAGCAGGCCGACGGCTCGCTGCGCAACCCGCAGTCCGGCCGCTGCCTGGACGCGCCCAGCGGGGCCACGGCCAACGGCACCCGGCTGCAGATCTGGGACTGCAACGGCAGCGCGGCGCAGAAGTTCCCGCTGATCTGA